A genomic region of Spea bombifrons isolate aSpeBom1 chromosome 9, aSpeBom1.2.pri, whole genome shotgun sequence contains the following coding sequences:
- the SEMA4A gene encoding semaphorin-4A isoform X1, protein MMFGSVISVTCSAPCLCSAGRAACFGSCKCGLLTMATWLVGLWLVLAGLSCVPAEQVPRITFQRGDPTRPVSTFSLENVRNYNQFHLSNDQEKLYVGARDNVLSFSIKESGSIQLLKQILWPSSPAHIFNCVQKAKSNETDCFNFIRILLPVNDTHLYTCGTNSFSPICSYIDLETFSFVTNIKGEIVTVDGKGQSPFDPQHKHTAVVVDGELYTGTTNNFQGNEPIIFRNLGSRTYLKTDASLGWLHSDASFVGSFNLPGHAVDSKVYFFFEETAREFDFFEKLTVSRVARVCKNDVGGDKVLQKKWTTFLKAQLICSHPDGFPFNVLHHVAVLRPDDPELSTFFGVFSAQWQVGGSSSSAVCSYRLKDIERVFNGNYKEQNKESSRWTTYTGIVSNPRPGSCISGKFSDTDLNFMKDHFLMDEKVSPPGRVPLLIKQSVQYTQIAIDSVQGISRHNYTVMFLGTDKGFLHKVVLVNGRESHIIEELEVLANQEPVQSLLLVPGKRVLYIGYSSGIAQVPLANCSVYTSCFDCILARDPYCAWDGESHKCRGVQNKPSTNSELWLQDVESGNPNSTCLSPEPKGRASRPTQDSDTKLVRVASYTVSYNTILKLHCPQLSALATYSWRHPMLKPSNKQMIASKDTLVIIVKSDTLGLYECWASENGFTYLVAKYWVKDPSGVDVRHKNSPNTDDSNKALQDNDVEMSPSSDNRSYYTQFVVVTVLLVSTICVILGFALYGWRDKLKAKTKIQGCSTPETEKLSAAKAQGNPGQNGVYQSDRDVAKVCCVPLSGADGKMDLDNNSVKLRSSHGGAEDASDV, encoded by the exons ATGATGTTTGGAAGCGTGATCTCTGTAACATGCTCCGCTCCTTGTCTCTGCAGTGCTGGACGTGCAGCGTGTTTCGGGAGCTGTAAGTGCGGTCTCCTCACCATGGCCACCTGGCTCGTGGGCCTTTGGCTGGTACTGGCCGGGCTGAGCTGTGTCCCTGCAGAGCAAGTTCCTCGCATCACCTTCCAGCGAG GAGACCCCACCAGACCTGTGAGCACGTTCAGCCTGGAGAACGTGCGCAACTATAACCAGTTCCACCTCAGCAACGACCAGGAGAAGCTGTATGTGGGCGCCAGGGACAATGTCCTCTCCTTCAGCATCAAGGAGTCGGGGAGCATCCAGCTACTGAAGCAG ATCCTCTGGCCGTCCAGCCCAGCACACATCTTTAACTGCGTACAAAAGGCAAAGAGCAACGAG ACCGACTGCTTTAACTTTATCCGGATCTTGCTTCCTGTGAACGACACTCACCTGTATACCTGCGGCACCAACTCCTTCAGCCCCATCTGCTCCTACATC GATCTTGAAACCTTTTCGTTTGTCACGAACATCAAAGGAGAAATTGTCACCGTCGACGGCAAAGGCCAGTCACCCTTTGACCCCCAGCACAAACACACTGCTGTGGTAGTAG ATGGGGAGCTCTACACCGGGACCACAAACAACTTCCAAGGGAACGAACCAATTATCTTCCGGAACCTGGGAAGCAGAACCTACCTGAAGACAGACGCGTCCCTGGGCTGGCTGCACT cCGATGCTTCGTTCGTGGGATCGTTTAATTTGCCCGGCCACGCAGTGGACAGTAAGGTGTATTTCTTCTTCGAAGAGACCGCCAGAGAGTTTGACTTCTTTGAAAAGCTGACGGTGTCGCGGGTAGCGCGGGTCTGCAAG AATGATGTTGGAGGGGACAAGGTTCTCCAGAAGAAGTGGACGACATTCCTCAAGGCCCAGCTGATCTGCTCCCATCCCGACGGCTTCCCTTTCAACGTCCTCCATCACGTGGCTGTACTGCGTCCGGACGATCCCGAGCTCAGCACGTTCTTTGGTGTGTTCAGTGCCCAATG GCAAGTTGGAGGCTCCAGCAGCTCCGCGGTCTGCTCCTATAGGCTGAAGGACATAGAAAGAGTGTTCAATGGAAACTATAAGGAACAGAACAAGGAGAGCTCAAGGTGGACGACGTACACAGGAATCGTGTCAAACCCGCGTCCTGGCAGT TGCATCTCGGGGAAGTTCTCCGACACGGACCTGAACTTCATGAAAGACCATTTCCTGATGGACGAAAAGGTCTCTCCGCCTGGACGGGTCCCTCTGCTCATCAAACAGAGCGTGCAATACACGCAGATCGCCATCGATTCGGTGCAGGGCATCTCCAGACACAACTACACCGTCATGTTCCTGGGCACAG ataaaggcttcttgcacaagGTTGTCCTGGTGAATGGCAGAGAGTCGCATATCATTGAGGAACTGGAGGTCCTGGCCAACCAGGAGCCCGTCCAGAGCCTCCTCCTGGTCCCCGGCAAG AGGGTCCTGTACATCGGTTACTCCTCCGGCATCGCCCAGGTGCCCCTCGCCAACTGCAGTGTGTACACCAGCTGTTTTGACTGTATTTTGGCCAGAGACCCTTACTGCGCATGGGACGGAGAGAGCCACAAGTGCAGAGGAGTCCAGAATAAGCCCAGCACAAA CAGCGAGCTATGGTTACAGGACGTGGAGTCCGGAAACCCCAACAGCACCTGCCTGAGCCCTGAGCCAAAAGGCAGAGCTTCCAGACCGACGCAGGACTCGGACACCAAACTGGTGCGAG TTGCAAGCTACACAGTCTCCTATAACACTATACTGAAGCTGCACTGCCCCCAACTGTCTGCCCTGGCCACCTACAGCTGGAGGCATCCAATGCTCAAACCCTCCAACAAGCAGATGATCGCTTCCAAGGACACGCTGGTGATCATCGTTAAGAGCGACACCTTGGGGCTGTACGAGTGCTGGGCATCGGAGAACGGATTCACCTACCTGGTGGCCAAGTATTGGGTCAAAGACCCCAGCGGGGTGGACGTGAGACATAAGAATTCCCCCAACACGGATGACAGCAACAAGGCCCTACAGGACAATGACGTGGAGATGTCACCGAGCAGCGACAACCGCAGTTACTACACCCAGTTTGTGGTGGTCACCGTCTTGCTGGTTTCGACCATCTGCGTGATCTTAGGCTTTGCCCTGTATGGCTGGCGAGACAAGCTAAAGGCCAAGACTAAAATTCAGGGGTGCAGCACCCCGGAGACAGAAAAACTGTCTGCCGCCAAAGCCCAGGGGAACCCAGGACAAAATGGGGTCTACCAAAGCGACAGGGACGTTGCCAAGGTGTGCTGCGTGCCTCTGAGTGGGGCAGACGGCAAGATGGACCTGGATAACAACAGCGTGAAACTCCGGTCGTCCCATGGCGGGGCCGAGGATGCGTCGGATGTCTAA
- the SEMA4A gene encoding semaphorin-4A isoform X2, producing the protein MMFGSVISVTCSAPCLCSAGRAACFGSCKCGLLTMATWLVGLWLVLAGLSCVPAEQVPRITFQRGDPTRPVSTFSLENVRNYNQFHLSNDQEKLYVGARDNVLSFSIKESGSIQLLKQILWPSSPAHIFNCVQKAKSNETDCFNFIRILLPVNDTHLYTCGTNSFSPICSYIDLETFSFVTNIKGEIVTVDGKGQSPFDPQHKHTAVVVDGELYTGTTNNFQGNEPIIFRNLGSRTYLKTDASLGWLHSDASFVGSFNLPGHAVDSKVYFFFEETAREFDFFEKLTVSRVARVCKNDVGGDKVLQKKWTTFLKAQLICSHPDGFPFNVLHHVAVLRPDDPELSTFFGVFSAQWQVGGSSSSAVCSYRLKDIERVFNGNYKEQNKESSRWTTYTGIVSNPRPGSCISGKFSDTDLNFMKDHFLMDEKVSPPGRVPLLIKQSVQYTQIAIDSVQGISRHNYTVMFLGTDKGFLHKVVLVNGRESHIIEELEVLANQEPVQSLLLVPGKRVLYIGYSSGIAQVPLANCSVYTSCFDCILARDPYCAWDGESHKCRGVQNKPSTNELWLQDVESGNPNSTCLSPEPKGRASRPTQDSDTKLVRVASYTVSYNTILKLHCPQLSALATYSWRHPMLKPSNKQMIASKDTLVIIVKSDTLGLYECWASENGFTYLVAKYWVKDPSGVDVRHKNSPNTDDSNKALQDNDVEMSPSSDNRSYYTQFVVVTVLLVSTICVILGFALYGWRDKLKAKTKIQGCSTPETEKLSAAKAQGNPGQNGVYQSDRDVAKVCCVPLSGADGKMDLDNNSVKLRSSHGGAEDASDV; encoded by the exons ATGATGTTTGGAAGCGTGATCTCTGTAACATGCTCCGCTCCTTGTCTCTGCAGTGCTGGACGTGCAGCGTGTTTCGGGAGCTGTAAGTGCGGTCTCCTCACCATGGCCACCTGGCTCGTGGGCCTTTGGCTGGTACTGGCCGGGCTGAGCTGTGTCCCTGCAGAGCAAGTTCCTCGCATCACCTTCCAGCGAG GAGACCCCACCAGACCTGTGAGCACGTTCAGCCTGGAGAACGTGCGCAACTATAACCAGTTCCACCTCAGCAACGACCAGGAGAAGCTGTATGTGGGCGCCAGGGACAATGTCCTCTCCTTCAGCATCAAGGAGTCGGGGAGCATCCAGCTACTGAAGCAG ATCCTCTGGCCGTCCAGCCCAGCACACATCTTTAACTGCGTACAAAAGGCAAAGAGCAACGAG ACCGACTGCTTTAACTTTATCCGGATCTTGCTTCCTGTGAACGACACTCACCTGTATACCTGCGGCACCAACTCCTTCAGCCCCATCTGCTCCTACATC GATCTTGAAACCTTTTCGTTTGTCACGAACATCAAAGGAGAAATTGTCACCGTCGACGGCAAAGGCCAGTCACCCTTTGACCCCCAGCACAAACACACTGCTGTGGTAGTAG ATGGGGAGCTCTACACCGGGACCACAAACAACTTCCAAGGGAACGAACCAATTATCTTCCGGAACCTGGGAAGCAGAACCTACCTGAAGACAGACGCGTCCCTGGGCTGGCTGCACT cCGATGCTTCGTTCGTGGGATCGTTTAATTTGCCCGGCCACGCAGTGGACAGTAAGGTGTATTTCTTCTTCGAAGAGACCGCCAGAGAGTTTGACTTCTTTGAAAAGCTGACGGTGTCGCGGGTAGCGCGGGTCTGCAAG AATGATGTTGGAGGGGACAAGGTTCTCCAGAAGAAGTGGACGACATTCCTCAAGGCCCAGCTGATCTGCTCCCATCCCGACGGCTTCCCTTTCAACGTCCTCCATCACGTGGCTGTACTGCGTCCGGACGATCCCGAGCTCAGCACGTTCTTTGGTGTGTTCAGTGCCCAATG GCAAGTTGGAGGCTCCAGCAGCTCCGCGGTCTGCTCCTATAGGCTGAAGGACATAGAAAGAGTGTTCAATGGAAACTATAAGGAACAGAACAAGGAGAGCTCAAGGTGGACGACGTACACAGGAATCGTGTCAAACCCGCGTCCTGGCAGT TGCATCTCGGGGAAGTTCTCCGACACGGACCTGAACTTCATGAAAGACCATTTCCTGATGGACGAAAAGGTCTCTCCGCCTGGACGGGTCCCTCTGCTCATCAAACAGAGCGTGCAATACACGCAGATCGCCATCGATTCGGTGCAGGGCATCTCCAGACACAACTACACCGTCATGTTCCTGGGCACAG ataaaggcttcttgcacaagGTTGTCCTGGTGAATGGCAGAGAGTCGCATATCATTGAGGAACTGGAGGTCCTGGCCAACCAGGAGCCCGTCCAGAGCCTCCTCCTGGTCCCCGGCAAG AGGGTCCTGTACATCGGTTACTCCTCCGGCATCGCCCAGGTGCCCCTCGCCAACTGCAGTGTGTACACCAGCTGTTTTGACTGTATTTTGGCCAGAGACCCTTACTGCGCATGGGACGGAGAGAGCCACAAGTGCAGAGGAGTCCAGAATAAGCCCAGCACAAA CGAGCTATGGTTACAGGACGTGGAGTCCGGAAACCCCAACAGCACCTGCCTGAGCCCTGAGCCAAAAGGCAGAGCTTCCAGACCGACGCAGGACTCGGACACCAAACTGGTGCGAG TTGCAAGCTACACAGTCTCCTATAACACTATACTGAAGCTGCACTGCCCCCAACTGTCTGCCCTGGCCACCTACAGCTGGAGGCATCCAATGCTCAAACCCTCCAACAAGCAGATGATCGCTTCCAAGGACACGCTGGTGATCATCGTTAAGAGCGACACCTTGGGGCTGTACGAGTGCTGGGCATCGGAGAACGGATTCACCTACCTGGTGGCCAAGTATTGGGTCAAAGACCCCAGCGGGGTGGACGTGAGACATAAGAATTCCCCCAACACGGATGACAGCAACAAGGCCCTACAGGACAATGACGTGGAGATGTCACCGAGCAGCGACAACCGCAGTTACTACACCCAGTTTGTGGTGGTCACCGTCTTGCTGGTTTCGACCATCTGCGTGATCTTAGGCTTTGCCCTGTATGGCTGGCGAGACAAGCTAAAGGCCAAGACTAAAATTCAGGGGTGCAGCACCCCGGAGACAGAAAAACTGTCTGCCGCCAAAGCCCAGGGGAACCCAGGACAAAATGGGGTCTACCAAAGCGACAGGGACGTTGCCAAGGTGTGCTGCGTGCCTCTGAGTGGGGCAGACGGCAAGATGGACCTGGATAACAACAGCGTGAAACTCCGGTCGTCCCATGGCGGGGCCGAGGATGCGTCGGATGTCTAA